The Chryseobacterium suipulveris genome window below encodes:
- a CDS encoding LemA family protein yields MRNRGCMSAGTIGIALLVIAAILFFWGKNGYNNFVTKEQNVNTKWSNVETVYQKRANLIPNLERTVKSYSQFEQETLTKVIEARSKATSVTIDPTNMTEADMAKFQAAQGELSGALSRLMAVVEQYPNLKADQQYTNFQREYTAIENSIRSETVYYNEAAQDYNTTIKTFPNNILANFTNFKEKPYFKADAGAQKAPEVFTN; encoded by the coding sequence ATGAGAAACAGAGGTTGTATGAGCGCCGGAACCATTGGGATTGCTCTTCTCGTTATTGCCGCTATTTTATTTTTCTGGGGTAAAAATGGCTATAATAATTTTGTGACTAAAGAACAAAACGTAAACACCAAGTGGTCGAATGTTGAGACCGTGTATCAGAAACGTGCGAACCTGATTCCTAACCTTGAGAGAACGGTGAAATCTTACTCCCAGTTCGAGCAGGAAACTTTAACCAAAGTAATCGAGGCAAGGTCAAAAGCAACTTCTGTAACCATCGATCCTACGAATATGACGGAAGCCGATATGGCGAAATTCCAGGCGGCGCAAGGTGAACTGAGCGGAGCTTTGAGCAGATTGATGGCGGTGGTGGAACAATATCCCAACCTGAAAGCCGATCAGCAGTACACCAACTTCCAAAGAGAATATACCGCGATCGAAAACAGCATCAGAAGCGAAACGGTTTACTACAACGAAGCTGCTCAGGATTACAATACTACGATCAAAACTTTCCCAAACAATATTTTAGCGAATTTTACCAACTTTAAAGAAAAACCTTACTTCAAAGCTGATGCAGGTGCTCAGAAAGCGCCAGAAGTTTTCACTAATTAA
- a CDS encoding DUF2892 domain-containing protein — protein sequence MNKYIKFVIAALMIAAGIYLMFNRNVGYGILLVTLSAVPIFLFFKNEFILMAFWFLRKQNMVKASQWLSKITNFESQLHKSQYGYFHYLQGLTLAQENPTKVEPLMKKALEYGLNMKHDRAMATLNLAAGAMQKGRKQEAQKLLEQAKRLDTAGMMTDQIKMMRDQLKMPSMQKHMHNPHMRQRGKFF from the coding sequence ATGAACAAATACATAAAATTCGTAATCGCCGCTTTGATGATCGCTGCAGGAATTTACCTAATGTTTAACCGAAACGTGGGTTACGGAATTCTGTTGGTGACTCTTTCGGCGGTGCCGATATTCCTGTTTTTCAAGAATGAATTTATCCTGATGGCGTTCTGGTTTTTAAGGAAGCAAAATATGGTGAAAGCTTCTCAGTGGCTCTCAAAAATCACCAACTTCGAGTCACAGCTCCACAAATCGCAATACGGGTATTTTCATTATCTTCAGGGGTTAACATTGGCGCAGGAAAATCCGACCAAAGTGGAGCCGTTAATGAAAAAAGCGTTGGAATACGGCCTCAATATGAAGCACGACCGAGCAATGGCTACTTTGAATCTTGCAGCGGGAGCAATGCAGAAAGGAAGAAAACAGGAAGCGCAAAAACTTTTAGAACAAGCAAAACGACTCGACACCGCAGGAATGATGACCGACCAGATCAAGATGATGCGTGACCAACTGAAAATGCCGTCGATGCAGAAGCATATGCACAATCCGCATATGAGACAGCGTGGGAAATTCTTTTAA
- a CDS encoding VanZ family protein, which produces MARISPNFFQQSSTKLPLDKISKIFAKILPIYWAFLTYMLLKPGVENREYFFMFDGIDKVLHLSIFMVLGFSFMCAFPRIKFLIFLQIMLCYGMLTEILQDVMGFGRSLEGLDLVADTVGFLLGYILFQKIKSL; this is translated from the coding sequence ATGGCGCGGATCAGTCCGAACTTCTTTCAGCAGAGCAGTACCAAGCTTCCCTTGGATAAAATTTCGAAAATATTTGCTAAGATTTTGCCCATTTATTGGGCATTTCTTACTTATATGCTTCTCAAACCAGGTGTCGAAAACCGCGAATACTTCTTTATGTTCGACGGTATCGATAAGGTACTCCACCTTTCAATATTCATGGTTTTGGGATTTTCATTCATGTGCGCCTTTCCCCGAATCAAGTTTCTCATCTTCCTCCAAATAATGCTCTGCTACGGGATGCTCACCGAAATTTTGCAGGATGTGATGGGGTTTGGCAGATCTTTGGAAGGGCTCGATCTCGTCGCCGATACGGTCGGTTTTCTTTTAGGGTATATCCTTTTCCAGAAGATTAAATCTCTTTGA
- a CDS encoding TPM domain-containing protein codes for MNTFLTDTEMASLVEAIQTAEDCSTGEIRIHIDSNTEGNNAEMAFEVFKTLCKDQTAEKNAVLFHVNFERQYLTIIGDEGIHKKVHQSFWDRMHDRITAEFSKKNYFGGLRDAVLDTGVELKKYFPIMGENPNELPNELTFS; via the coding sequence ATGAATACCTTCCTCACAGATACTGAAATGGCTTCCCTCGTGGAAGCCATTCAAACAGCAGAAGATTGTTCCACCGGAGAAATCAGAATCCACATCGATTCCAATACCGAAGGGAACAATGCGGAGATGGCTTTTGAAGTGTTCAAGACGCTCTGCAAAGATCAGACTGCTGAAAAAAACGCTGTGCTTTTCCACGTGAATTTCGAGCGACAGTATCTCACCATTATTGGCGACGAGGGAATCCATAAGAAAGTCCACCAAAGTTTTTGGGACAGAATGCACGACCGAATCACTGCGGAATTTTCGAAGAAAAATTACTTCGGCGGTTTGCGTGATGCCGTTCTGGATACTGGTGTGGAACTTAAGAAATACTTTCCCATAATGGGAGAAAATCCAAACGAACTGCCGAATGAGCTTACGTTCTCCTAA
- a CDS encoding ABC transporter ATP-binding protein, with the protein MKKQSTWDIIRRLFVIGMKFRAWFIFTLVISVLLSVISTYRPYLTMQIVDTDIIRLKDKALMMKHIYILVALVFGETILNFFLVYFSNFISQNVIRDIRERLYHKLIYFRTSFFDKTAVGQLVTRAVGDVETIATVYTDGFLMVFGDILRIIFVLFMMFQVDVHLSYISLAILPLMVVITRFFQKRLKKAFGDERTWTANQNSFVQERLSGMTLVQVFNRQKAEFEKFDQINITLKAALLRTVFIFSLFFPVVELISSLFLGFILMYGGFITIKAGAVIAFIQYISMLIRPLRQIADRFNNIQRGIVGAERVLGVMDEDFMLPNNGKVMKDHFDGKIEFRNVHFSYDEKQEVLKGISFLVNPGETVAIVGATGAGKSTIISLITRLYDINSGKILLDDVDLKDYELYNLRSHVGVVLQDVFLFHGSIFENLSFGDDTITLDKIRAVAKDIEVDDFIMSLPDGYDYVVRERGSSISLGQRQLLSFLRAYLTDPKILILDEATSSIDQESEKLIQRATEKITKNRTSIIIAHRLSTIEKADKIIVMDHGKIVEEGKHMELLDKNGYYATLYKAQLKKEVEESK; encoded by the coding sequence ATGAAGAAGCAAAGCACTTGGGATATTATCAGACGGCTTTTCGTGATTGGCATGAAGTTCCGCGCGTGGTTTATTTTCACGCTCGTTATTTCAGTCCTGCTTTCCGTAATTTCCACATACAGACCTTATCTCACCATGCAGATCGTGGATACCGACATCATCCGGCTAAAGGACAAGGCGCTGATGATGAAGCACATCTATATTTTGGTGGCGTTGGTTTTTGGGGAAACCATTCTGAACTTTTTTCTGGTCTATTTTTCCAATTTTATTTCGCAAAATGTCATTCGCGATATTCGTGAACGGCTTTACCATAAACTGATCTACTTCCGCACTTCCTTTTTCGACAAAACTGCGGTGGGGCAGCTCGTAACCAGGGCAGTAGGTGATGTGGAGACCATCGCCACCGTTTACACGGATGGATTCTTGATGGTTTTTGGAGATATTTTACGTATCATTTTCGTGCTGTTCATGATGTTTCAAGTGGATGTGCACCTGAGTTATATCTCATTGGCGATTTTACCTTTGATGGTGGTCATTACGAGATTTTTCCAAAAACGTTTAAAGAAAGCTTTCGGCGACGAGCGAACCTGGACAGCCAACCAAAATTCCTTCGTACAGGAACGGCTTTCAGGAATGACCTTGGTTCAGGTCTTCAACCGACAGAAGGCGGAATTTGAAAAATTTGATCAGATTAATATCACTTTAAAGGCGGCTTTGCTGAGAACAGTTTTCATTTTCTCGCTGTTTTTTCCCGTTGTCGAACTGATTTCTTCGCTGTTTCTCGGGTTTATCCTGATGTATGGAGGTTTTATTACTATTAAAGCAGGTGCGGTAATCGCTTTTATTCAGTACATTTCCATGCTGATTCGTCCGCTAAGACAAATTGCAGACCGCTTCAACAACATCCAGCGTGGAATCGTAGGTGCAGAAAGAGTTTTGGGAGTGATGGATGAAGATTTTATGCTCCCAAATAACGGAAAAGTGATGAAAGATCATTTTGACGGTAAAATTGAATTTAGGAATGTACATTTCTCTTATGATGAAAAACAGGAGGTTCTGAAAGGGATCAGCTTCTTGGTAAATCCTGGCGAAACGGTGGCGATTGTGGGTGCGACTGGAGCGGGGAAATCCACGATTATCAGTTTGATTACGCGACTTTACGACATTAATTCAGGCAAGATTCTTCTCGATGATGTTGATTTAAAGGATTATGAACTCTACAATCTGAGAAGTCATGTCGGAGTTGTTCTGCAGGATGTTTTCCTTTTCCACGGAAGTATTTTCGAAAACCTTTCTTTCGGCGACGACACCATTACTTTAGATAAAATCCGTGCGGTTGCAAAAGACATCGAGGTAGATGACTTTATCATGTCGCTTCCCGATGGTTACGATTATGTGGTGCGTGAACGTGGTTCGTCGATTTCTTTGGGACAAAGACAGCTCCTTTCATTCTTAAGAGCTTATCTTACTGATCCGAAAATTCTGATTCTCGATGAGGCGACTTCCTCCATCGACCAAGAAAGCGAGAAACTCATCCAGCGAGCAACGGAGAAAATCACCAAAAATAGAACCTCCATCATCATTGCGCACCGACTTTCAACCATCGAGAAAGCGGATAAGATCATCGTGATGGATCACGGAAAAATCGTCGAGGAAGGAAAACATATGGAACTTCTCGACAAAAACGGTTACTACGCCACACTCTACAAAGCCCAGCTGAAAAAGGAAGTGGAGGAGAGCAAGTAG
- the gcvH gene encoding glycine cleavage system protein GcvH, protein MNTPSELKYTKDHEWVRIEGNIATIGITDFAQGELGDIVFVDVDSVDDELSAGDVFGSVEAVKTVSDLFLPLSGTVTEFNSDLEDQPELLNTDPYGKGWIIKLQIADGADQSELLSAEQYQASLG, encoded by the coding sequence ATGAACACACCGTCTGAACTAAAATACACAAAAGACCACGAATGGGTAAGAATTGAAGGAAACATCGCAACAATCGGTATTACAGATTTCGCGCAGGGCGAATTGGGAGATATTGTTTTTGTTGATGTGGATTCCGTGGATGATGAACTTTCCGCAGGAGACGTTTTCGGAAGCGTGGAAGCAGTAAAGACTGTTTCAGACCTCTTCTTGCCACTTTCCGGAACTGTAACTGAATTCAACTCCGATTTGGAAGATCAGCCAGAATTGCTCAATACAGATCCGTACGGAAAAGGTTGGATCATCAAATTGCAGATTGCGGATGGCGCGGATCAGTCCGAACTTCTTTCAGCAGAGCAGTACCAAGCTTCCCTTGGATAA
- a CDS encoding dihydrofolate reductase produces MITLVVAMGLNREIGIDNQLPWHLPKDLKHFKEITSGHPIIMGRKTYESIGKPLPNRTNIVVSRKTDWFEEGILIVGSLKEALKFAQKIDKDIFIIGGGNIFEQTMEIADKLEVTEIKTTIDADTFFPKIDEKIWQKTNETCHEKDEKNNFDFCFQTFERKG; encoded by the coding sequence ATGATAACATTGGTAGTCGCGATGGGCTTGAACAGAGAAATTGGCATAGACAACCAGTTACCATGGCACCTGCCGAAAGACCTGAAACATTTCAAGGAGATTACTTCCGGACATCCGATCATCATGGGGCGAAAAACTTACGAAAGCATCGGAAAACCACTGCCAAACCGCACCAACATTGTCGTGTCGAGAAAAACCGATTGGTTTGAAGAGGGAATCCTGATCGTAGGAAGCTTGAAGGAAGCCCTGAAATTCGCACAGAAAATCGACAAAGACATCTTCATCATCGGTGGCGGAAATATTTTTGAACAGACGATGGAAATTGCCGACAAACTGGAAGTTACGGAGATAAAGACCACGATTGACGCAGATACTTTCTTCCCGAAAATCGATGAAAAAATTTGGCAAAAAACCAACGAAACCTGCCACGAAAAAGACGAGAAAAATAATTTCGATTTCTGCTTTCAGACCTTTGAAAGAAAAGGATGA
- a CDS encoding TPM domain-containing protein: protein MSLRSPKYFFAFLFLGLNIFVFAQKIPAKPAVLYPVYDEVGLLNQTEKDVLNQKLIKFADSTSTEIEVIIIPTTGGEDVNYLATMYGQKWGIGQKGVDNGIVFLIATEDRTMSIQQGRAVEQYLTASVAGQIIDYIVTPNFKQGLWYEGINRGTTALMEAVQGKFKPIVKDTSSDGGLTPFEILFIAIFIVIILSFLFRNKGGGGNYNNDDDDDVILSRRGRRTYPGGFFPFPGSFGGGGFGGGSGGGFGGGGFGGFGGGGSFGGGGASGGW, encoded by the coding sequence ATGAGCTTACGTTCTCCTAAATACTTTTTTGCGTTTCTTTTTTTAGGGCTGAATATCTTTGTTTTTGCCCAGAAAATTCCTGCAAAGCCGGCGGTTCTTTATCCGGTTTATGATGAAGTCGGACTCTTGAACCAGACCGAGAAAGACGTCCTGAACCAAAAACTCATCAAGTTTGCAGATTCTACTTCCACGGAAATCGAGGTCATCATTATTCCCACAACCGGAGGCGAAGATGTGAATTATCTCGCCACGATGTACGGACAGAAATGGGGAATCGGCCAGAAAGGAGTTGATAACGGAATTGTATTTCTTATCGCGACTGAAGACCGCACAATGTCGATCCAACAGGGAAGAGCGGTGGAGCAATATTTAACCGCGTCTGTTGCGGGACAAATCATCGACTATATTGTGACGCCCAATTTCAAGCAGGGACTTTGGTACGAAGGGATCAACCGCGGAACTACTGCATTGATGGAGGCGGTTCAGGGAAAATTTAAACCAATCGTCAAAGACACTTCCTCTGACGGCGGTTTAACTCCATTCGAAATCTTATTTATCGCTATTTTCATCGTTATTATTCTGAGTTTCCTCTTCAGAAATAAAGGCGGCGGTGGAAACTACAACAACGACGATGACGATGATGTCATTTTATCCCGACGTGGACGAAGAACTTATCCAGGCGGATTTTTCCCATTCCCTGGAAGTTTCGGAGGTGGCGGATTTGGCGGAGGTTCCGGTGGCGGTTTTGGCGGCGGCGGTTTCGGCGGATTCGGTGGCGGCGGAAGTTTCGGCGGCGGCGGTGCTTCCGGAGGATGGTAG